In Sphaeramia orbicularis chromosome 3, fSphaOr1.1, whole genome shotgun sequence, a genomic segment contains:
- the marveld3 gene encoding MARVEL domain-containing protein 3: MPEKGRNHQRSDVYPEERNRDRYYSRNVEHSTYDNRDRHHKSRDVDRSREEREERGSADDRRVKQNRQRDMTSTSHHESPAYRDHSHEAPSRLSRETSVYHSEGQYYERQHKEALYNLRYILTSRGLCQLMELFVNLLIVICAGVPHSNNGGYRDLASLGGIYYYHFGGASAFSGTEADRVKELDQLFHQLKRPPYVFTMACAGCLMIYACVMFALGIFRVPYRWPPVLLGEALINLLIGLGYIPALAFFFIKVQDTYNNPICTEREQLYKSKGHKGFECQFHGADIAAGLFGVLGFFVFIFGAVLAVRAFRAVRELKRQRRNEENSL; encoded by the exons ATGCCAGAGAAAGGAAGAAATCACCAAAGGAGTGATGTGTACCCAGAGGAGAGGAACCGAGACCGGTACTACTCACGCAACGTAGAACACTCTACGTATGATAACAGAGATCGACACCACAAGTCAAGAGACGTGGACAGGAGTCGAGAAGAAAGGGAGGAGAGAGGTTCTGCTGATGACAGGAGGgtcaaacaaaacagacagaggGACATGACAAGCACCTCTCACCATGAGTCACCTGCTTATAGAGACCACAGTCATGAAGCACCCTCCAGACT GTCCAGAGAAACATCAGTTTATCACTCTGAAGGGCAGTATTATGAGAGACAACACAAAGAAGCTCTTTACAATCTCAGATACATCTTAACCTCAAGAG GCCTCTGCCAGCTTATGGAGCTGTTTGTAAATCTGCTTATTGTCATCTGTGCCGGTGTGCCGCACAGCAACAACGGGGGTTACCGTGACCTGGCCAGCCTCGGAGGAATTTACTATTATCATTTCGGAGGAGCAAGTGCCTTCAGTGGAACAGAGGCGGACCGGGTGAAAGAGCTGGACCAGCTGTTCCATCAACTTAAGCGGCCTCCGTACGTCTTCACCATGGCTTGTGCCGGGTGTTTAATGATCTACGCCTGCGTGATGTTCGCTCTGGGGATTTTCCGAGTGCCGTACCGCTGGCCTCCTGTGCTGCTGGGGGAGGCTCTGATAAACCTCCTCATCGGCCTCGGCTACATCCCTGCTCTGGCCTTCTTCTTTATTAAAGTGCAGGACACCTACAATAATCCCATATGTACGGAGCGAGAGCAGCTCTATAAGAGCAAGGGGCATAAAGGCTTTGAGTGCCAGTTTCACGGAGCTGATATTGCAGCAGGTCTCTTCGGGGTTCTGGGgttctttgtttttatctttgGTGCAGTGTTGGCTGTCAGAGCTTTCAGAGCAGTACGAGAGCTAAAGAGGCAAAGGAGGAATGAGGAAAACAGTTTGTGA